A region of the Nocardia nova SH22a genome:
GGCGTGTACCACGAGGGCGAGCTGTTCATCACCGGCCGGGTCAAGGATCTGGTGATCGTGGACGGCCGCAACCACTACCCCCAGGATCTGGAGATGTCGGCCCAGGAATCCTCGACCGCGTTGCGGCCCGGGTTCGTGGCGGCCTTCTCGGTGGACGCCGGCGAGCTGCCCGCGGAGGCCGGTGCGAAAGCGGCGGGCTCGGAACATCTGGTGATCGTGGCCGAGCGCGGCGGCGGTGCGGCGAAACTCGACTCCGCACCGGTGATAGAGGCGGTGCGCGCGGCGATTTCGGCGCGGCACGGTGTCACCGTCCGCGATCTGCTGCTGGTTCCGGCCGGATCCATTCCGCGCACCTCGAGCGGCAAGATCGCCCGGCGTGCCTGTAAGGCCGCGTATTTGACGGGAACGCTGCGCGGCGGTCACCGCCAGCAGGCATTCCCGGACGCCACCGAGGACTAGGCGGGTCGCCGCGGCCCGGTGGTGGGATGTGCCCGGCGATGCCCCAAGTGACGCAATGCATCTCGTGTGACGATGCATAAGGTGAGGCTTTGCTGACGTGCAATGCGCTCGGATGTCCTCGGGGCACCGGGTTGTCCGGTACTTGTCCCTCGGCAGCGGCCGCTGGGCGAGTTACTGTTTAGCTACATCAACATGTAGAACCGGATATGAGGCATGTCATGGAGTTGTCTGTCGCTGAACTCATTGTGGTGATGGCACATTCGGCACCGACCAGGCCATTGACGGTCGACCGTGCACACCAGGTGATGCAGTTGCACACCGATTGCACTACCGACTGCTGCGGTATCAAGCAGGCGGCATTCGACGCGCTGGTAACCGCCGGGCACATAGTGCCCGACAGCTGCCGGCGCCGCTGACGGATGCCGGTCGGCGTTATTCGGGGACGCCGATCGGCAACCGGCTCGCGGTACGGATCTGCGCGGTGCGGATCAGAGCCGTTCGATCACAGTGGCGTTGGCGAGCCCACCCGCCTCGCACATGGTCATCAGCCCGTAGCGACCGCCGGTCTGCTCCAGGTGGTTGACCAGCGTGGCGAGGATGCGCACACCGGAGGCGCCGAGCGGGTGGCCCAGGGCGATGGCGCCACCGCGTGGGTTGAGTCGTTGCGGGTCGGCGCCGAGTTCGTGCGCCCACACCAGCGGTACCGGCGCGAACGCCTCGTTCACCTCGTAGGCGTCGATGTCCTCGATCGACAAACCGCCGCGGCTCAAGACCTTTCGGGTCGCGGGGACCACCGCGGTGAGCATGAGCAGCGGATCGTCACCGGTCACGGCGAACGAGTGGAAGCGCGCACGGGGCCGCAGGCCGAGTGCGGCGGCCTTCTCCTCGCTCATGATCAGCGCCGCCGACGCGCCGTCGGTCAGCGGTGAGGAGTTGCCCGGGGTGATCGACCATTCGATTTCCGGGAAGCGCGCCTGGTACTGATCGTCGGCGAAGGCCGGTCGCAGACCCGCCAGGCCCTCGACGGAGGTCGTGGGCCGGATCGTCTCGTCGGCGGTGAGCGTGCCCGCGGCGACGAGTTCGCGATCGAAACCACCGGCGGCGGCGGTCTCGGCGGCGAGGCGATGCGAGCGGGCCGCGAACTCGTCGAGGGCGGCGCGGTCGAACTTCCAGCGCGCGGCGATCACCTCGGCGGAAATGCCCTGCTGTACAAGCCCTTCGGGGTAGCGGTGGGCGATCGGGCCGCGGTTGGCGTCGGCGCCCTGGCCGTTGGAGAACATCGGGACCCGCGACATCGATTCCACGCCACAGGCGATCGCGATGTCGTAGGCGCCCGCCATCACACCCTGTGCGGCGAAGTGCGCGGCCTGCTGGCTGGAGCCGCACTGCCGGTCCACGGTGGTGCCGGGGACGGCCTCCGGGAATCCGGCCGCCAGCGCCGCCGTGCGCGCGATGTTGAACGCCTGTTCTCCGCTCTGCGTCACGCAGCCCGCGATCACATCGTCGACGAGCGCGGGGTCGAGGTCGTTGCGCGCGACCAGTTCGGACAGCACCCCGGCCAGCAGTGTGGCCGGATGTACCTGCGACAGGCCGCCGCCGGTTTTTCCCTTACCGGACGGGGTCCGGACGACATCGACGAGGACTGCCGTGGTCATAGCCACTCCGATCGGTCAAAGTTACTCTCGCTTCCGATATAAGTTAACACCGGTTCGCATACTTTCCGAGAGCGGGGCGGATTTTGCGGGCATCGGCCGCCGTGGTCGCGGCGCTCGTCGGCATGCTGCGCGCTGTCCCGATATGGCAGACTCGGCACGGCACGATGCGGCCGGTCCCCGACCGTGTGTGGAAGGCGATGCGGGAGTTGGGATGGCGAGTGCGCTGAGCACGATCGAACAGCAGGTGGCCGACCACAGACGGGCCGCCGCCCAGGAACGGACCGCCGAGGCCGAACTGCGCTTGGCGACCTCGCTGTGCGAGCTGGCGAGGGCGTGCCTGGACACCAAGACCGAAGGCGCCGATCGCGATCGCGCGCCCGCCGCGCTGGAGCCCGCGCAGGAGGCGGCGCTGATCCGGCTGCACTGGCTCACCGCCGGTCATGTGACCGCCCAATTCGCCGGGCAGGTCACCGAGGCGTTGCGGCTGTTCGAACAGGCCGCGCGCACCATCGGGCATCGGGAACTCGCCACCGCGACCATCCGTCAGGCCTGCGACGCCTATCACCAGACGGCACAGAACTATCCGATGGCGGCCGGGGTGTGCGCGGACGGGCTGTCCAAATGCGGAGTGTGGCTGTGCCGCCTGGACCCCGAGTCCGCGGTGGCCGCCAGTGCCGAGGCGGTGCGCATCCGGGCGGGACTGTTCGCGGCCAATCCGGATCAGTCGGGCCGCTATCTGGCGAGCCTCAACATGTTGCTGCGCACCTTGATGATCGGCCGCTCCCGCAAACAGGCGCTGGCCATGTATCGGGAGCGGTATTCGGCCTGGACCACTCCGGCCATGACGACCAGGTTGCGCGAAACCCCCATCGAGGAACTGGAATTCACCAGCAAAACCCTTGCCGCCCTGGTGAAGCTGGAATGCGCGACCCTGGAGCGGGCCGGTTATCTGACCCAGCAGCAGATCCTCTACCAGACCTCCGGCGATCTGACCACGATCGAGGAGATCAACTGGAAGCTCGGGCTCGTGGGGCTCAAGCCGCTGGCCGCGGGCGCGCTGGCCGACCCGCCCTCCAAACCGATGGAGATCGCGACCTCCTACGGTGCGCTGAGCGTGCGCTGCGCCTCGGCGGACGCCGTGGCGCGGGTGCGGGCGGCGGTGATCGAGGCCTACGCGGCCGACGGCGCTCGTCCGGTCGACAGCACGGCGTTCGCCGGAGTCGGTGAAAGTCATTGGCACATGCCCGATCCCACGGTCAACGACGATCCGGTTCTCGGTGACGACGTGGTGATCGTCCAGCGCGCCGGTGGGAGCTGGGTATCGGTGATGAGCCTGTTCTGGGAACTCGCCCCGACCGGCAGAAATCCACTGGCACTGCGGCTTTCGCAGCAGTGGCCGGTGATGGCGGTGAACACCACCGAGAATCTGGCCTACGAATTGTGCTGGTACGACGAGGGAATCGCCAAGCAGTACGCGGCCCTGGGGCGCCCGGCCGGTCAGGCTCCGCTGGAAACACCGCTGGCGCCTTTGGATTTCGCCATGCTGGCCGATTACGGCGCCGACTACGCCTCGGAGACCCAGGTCCGCGCGGCCTTCGGCAACTCCGGGATGTTCGCGAAGCTGACCAATCTCCCGGCCAGCGGCATCCGGCAGGCCGGACAGGCGCGGGCGCTGGCGGAGTACGGCGATCAGGTGCTGTTCTTCCGCAAGGGGGACGCCGCCCCGAACGGGCAGTGAACCCGCACCGAAGTTGTCACCGCCCGGGGTTACGGTCGAGGCCGTGAAACTCTCGGTGGGATGTGCGCAGTGGACGCACGAGGCATGGCGCGCACGGCAACCCGATGCGCGGCGCCGCCTGGCGGCCTATGCCGAGCACTGCACCGCGGTGGAGGGCAACACGACCTTTTACGCGACGCCCGGTCCGAGCACCGTGCGGTCGTGGGCCGAGCAGACCGACGAGGACTTCCGCTTCGTGCTGAAACTGCCTCGCACCGTCACCCACGACCACCGGATGCGCGGGGCCGAGGCCGAATTGGCGGAATTCCTGACCGCGATCGAACCCCTCGGCCCGCGTGTGCATGCGCTGTGGGTGCAGCTTCCCGCCTCGTTCGGGCCGGGCGATCTCGGTGTCCTCGCCGGATTCCTGGGCCGATTACCGGACGGGTACCGGTATGCCGTGGAAGTCCGCCACTCCGCGTTCTTCACCGATCCCGATACCGCGGGCCGGTTGGAATACGTGCTGGAACGCACCGGCAGCGAATGGATTCCGTTCGACACCACGACGCTGTTCGCCGCGCCGCCGGGCAGTCCGGGCGAGTTCGAGGCGGGGTCGAAGAAGCCGCGCTTGCCGCGCCGGTTGC
Encoded here:
- a CDS encoding thiolase family protein, with amino-acid sequence MTTAVLVDVVRTPSGKGKTGGGLSQVHPATLLAGVLSELVARNDLDPALVDDVIAGCVTQSGEQAFNIARTAALAAGFPEAVPGTTVDRQCGSSQQAAHFAAQGVMAGAYDIAIACGVESMSRVPMFSNGQGADANRGPIAHRYPEGLVQQGISAEVIAARWKFDRAALDEFAARSHRLAAETAAAGGFDRELVAAGTLTADETIRPTTSVEGLAGLRPAFADDQYQARFPEIEWSITPGNSSPLTDGASAALIMSEEKAAALGLRPRARFHSFAVTGDDPLLMLTAVVPATRKVLSRGGLSIEDIDAYEVNEAFAPVPLVWAHELGADPQRLNPRGGAIALGHPLGASGVRILATLVNHLEQTGGRYGLMTMCEAGGLANATVIERL
- a CDS encoding DUF72 domain-containing protein; protein product: MKLSVGCAQWTHEAWRARQPDARRRLAAYAEHCTAVEGNTTFYATPGPSTVRSWAEQTDEDFRFVLKLPRTVTHDHRMRGAEAELAEFLTAIEPLGPRVHALWVQLPASFGPGDLGVLAGFLGRLPDGYRYAVEVRHSAFFTDPDTAGRLEYVLERTGSEWIPFDTTTLFAAPPGSPGEFEAGSKKPRLPRRLRALTDRPIVRYHGRHDIDATVAGWEPWREIVVDWLREGRSPTVFIHTPDNAASLLLARRFYDEVRSMCPELPPQPEPAATEPMTLF